A region from the Mesorhizobium sp. J8 genome encodes:
- a CDS encoding TetR/AcrR family transcriptional regulator → MTDGVAERSRPRDRILETAQDMFHKHGIKGVGVDAITEAAGTNKMTLYRHFESKDELIIECLRATAAKASRIWDEFEAKHPGDKLAQLHAWVQKASELLSADSRGCDMANAAVELTETDHPARRVIKELKEAQREKLVTLCRDAGIGQAELLADTLSLLLEGARVSMQSVGAEGPSAQFVRMAESLIASFRAR, encoded by the coding sequence GCGGAGCGTTCCCGTCCCCGGGATCGAATCCTGGAGACGGCGCAGGACATGTTCCACAAGCACGGCATCAAAGGCGTGGGCGTCGACGCCATCACCGAGGCTGCCGGCACCAACAAGATGACGCTTTACCGTCATTTCGAGTCCAAGGACGAATTGATCATCGAATGCCTGCGCGCCACGGCGGCGAAGGCTTCAAGGATATGGGATGAGTTCGAGGCCAAGCATCCCGGCGACAAGCTCGCCCAGTTACACGCCTGGGTCCAGAAGGCTTCGGAATTGCTCAGCGCCGACAGCCGCGGCTGCGACATGGCCAATGCCGCCGTCGAGCTCACCGAAACCGATCACCCGGCCAGGCGCGTCATCAAGGAGCTGAAGGAAGCCCAGCGCGAGAAGTTGGTTACGCTTTGCCGCGATGCCGGTATCGGCCAGGCCGAGCTTCTGGCCGACACGCTCTCGCTGCTGCTCGAAGGCGCGCGCGTCTCGATGCAGAGCGTCGGCGCCGAAGGCCCGAGCGCGCAATTCGTGCGCATGGCCGAAAGCCTGATCGCCTCGTTCCGGGCGCGCTGA
- a CDS encoding class I SAM-dependent methyltransferase — protein MGQASFPEMYERWLVGPLFRPWAEVTFEEVKLSPGHRVLDIACGTGIVARVARERLGAAGYVVGIDINADMLAVARTMAPDIDWRVGNAGALPLHVGEQFDAIVCQQGLQFFPDKPAAAAQMRRALAQGGRLAVVTWRSDEEIPFFRELRRVAERFLGPVVDLRHSFGNAALIEALLRDAGFHDVRSRTISRRIHFEDGAPLLRLNTMALVGMSAAGKAMADHERKRVVEDIVSGSAPVLQSYADGSGVVFELSSNLVTARG, from the coding sequence ATGGGTCAGGCAAGTTTTCCGGAGATGTATGAGCGCTGGCTCGTGGGTCCTCTCTTCCGCCCTTGGGCCGAAGTGACCTTCGAAGAGGTCAAGCTCTCTCCAGGCCACCGTGTGTTGGACATCGCCTGCGGCACGGGAATAGTTGCCCGCGTTGCCAGGGAACGGCTCGGTGCCGCCGGATATGTCGTCGGCATCGACATCAACGCCGATATGCTTGCCGTGGCGCGCACCATGGCGCCAGACATCGATTGGCGCGTAGGCAATGCCGGCGCGCTGCCCCTCCATGTAGGAGAGCAGTTCGACGCGATCGTCTGTCAGCAGGGGCTGCAGTTCTTTCCCGATAAGCCCGCTGCGGCGGCGCAGATGCGGCGCGCGCTGGCGCAGGGCGGCCGGTTGGCGGTTGTCACCTGGCGCTCCGATGAGGAAATCCCATTCTTTCGAGAACTCCGCCGCGTCGCCGAGCGATTCCTCGGTCCAGTCGTGGACCTGCGCCACAGCTTTGGGAATGCGGCGCTGATCGAGGCGCTGCTCCGGGACGCCGGCTTCCACGACGTTCGATCAAGGACTATATCGCGCAGGATACACTTTGAGGACGGGGCGCCGCTCCTGCGATTGAACACGATGGCGCTGGTCGGCATGAGTGCTGCCGGCAAGGCAATGGCCGATCACGAACGCAAGCGTGTCGTGGAGGATATCGTGAGCGGGAGTGCGCCCGTCCTGCAGTCCTACGCCGATGGATCTGGAGTCGTTTTCGAACTCAGCTCCAATCTGGTGACAGCGAGAGGCTAG